In Carya illinoinensis cultivar Pawnee chromosome 10, C.illinoinensisPawnee_v1, whole genome shotgun sequence, one DNA window encodes the following:
- the LOC122278571 gene encoding uncharacterized protein LOC122278571, with amino-acid sequence MEKVKWATEGERNTRFFHACLALKRSKRVLSMQSNDAVFESPKSIHQGAVDYFSSLLQGEPTSEHPNFDGLIDPVISDEENASLLCAPSLEEVYAAFSSIPVNSPPGPDGFGSGFYKRCCFDKFRPISHCSVFYKLCSKIIVNRLTGFLLRLVSMEQGAFIPGRSIFENISLIQEMVQSINKRNHGGNIMLKVDMAKAYDREILTRMIHRSVAEHRFGQFQQGRGTPIISHLMYANDVVIFSNGSQRSVRELLSILGQYEGWLGQAINKQKSTVFCSSKISHSRKRRLLRNTGFVEGHFPLKYLGVPIILGRLKQIPQVVINKIHQMMSSFFWGESNGKDKKKWVAWKHMGMPVAEGGIGVRLLHEVQTALHMRFAWNLLRGNSLWANFLKAKYVGLKPWLLIDDAKGSRFWRMIAHYIPLVLNNSKSRVKEGDIYFWYDKWRDNGPLINELPLVGQPLMKIKECRLSDGWDVNLLENLAGLENVDDILVSLSGPNSGKDVLVWTQTEEGLFSVQFAWQCIRVKGASFEWHSWIWHKSLPLKMSIHFWKAWHRALSVDDRLCSVGIPIVFKCDCCFAGHYEDINHVLFEGDFPKKIWLTFSNLFGLPMGRNWEQHVSSWFRCAKSSSQVGVIMGLMPVIITWRLWR; translated from the exons atggaaaaagtaaaatGGGCAACGGAGGGTGAACGGAATACCAGGTTTTTTCATGCCTGTCTTGCCTTAAAGAGAAGTAAGCGAGTTCTTAGTATGCAGTCGAATGATGCAGTGTTTGAGTCTCCAAAGAGCATCCACCAAGGTGCAgttgattatttttcttctcttttacaAGGTGAGCCAACTTCTGAGCACCCTAATTTTGATGGACTTATTGATCCGGTTATTTCTGATGAGGAGAATGCCTCTTTGCTTTGTGCTCCTTCATTGGAGGAAGTATATGCTGCTTTTTCCTCTATTCCGGTTAACAGCCCTCCTGGTCCTGATGGTTTTGGGTCTGGATTTTATAAACGTTGCT gttttgataagttccgTCCCATCAGTCATTGTTCggtattttataaactttgctCCAAAATTATTGTCAACCGGTTAACTGGCTTTCTGCTTCGTCTAGTATCAATGGAACAAGGAGCCTTTATTCCAGGTAGAAGTATTTTTGAGAACATAAGTCTCATTCAGGAAATGGTTCAGTCTATTAATAAGAGGAATCATGGTGGCAATATTATGTTAAAAGTAGATATGGCAAAAGCTTATGATCGT GAGATCCTTACCCGGATGATTCATCGTAGTGTGGCTGAGCATAGATTTGGGCAATTTCAACAGGGAAGAGGTAcgcctattatttctcatttgatgTATGCTAATGATGTGGTTATTTTCTCTAATGGGAGCCAAAGATCGGTTCGGGAGCTCCTAAGTATTCTGGGACAATATGAAGGATGGTTGGGACAAgctataaataaacaaaagtctACTGTGTTTTGTTCTAGTAAAATTTCCCATTCTCGGAAGAGGCGTCTTCTCCGCAACACTGGTTTTGTAGAGGGTCATTTTCCCCTCAAATATCTTGGAGTGCCCATTATACTGGGTCGTCTTAAGCAA ATTCCTCAAGTTGTCATAAATAAGATTCATCAAATGATGAGTTCATTTTTTTGGGGCGAGTCGAATGGGAAGGATAAGAAGAAATGGGTAGCTTGGAAACATATGGGTATGCCTGTGGCAGAAGGCGGTATTGGGGTGAGGCTTCTCCATGAGGTTCAGACAGCCTTGCACATGAGGTTTGCCTGGAATCTTCTACGAGGTAATTCTCTCTGGGCCAATTTTTTGAAGGCTAAATATGTGGGATTGAAACCTTGGTTATTAATAGATGATGCTAAAGGTTCAAGATTCTGGAGAATGATTGCTCACTATATTCCCTTGGTTTTGAATAATTCTAAATCGAGAGTTAAAGAAggagatatttatttttggtatgataaatggCGTGATAATGGCCctttgataaatgaattgcCTCTTGTGGGTCAACCTTTGATGAAAATCAAAGAATGCCGTTTGTCTGATGGATGGGATGTGAACTTGCTTGAAAATTTAGCGGGATTAGAGAATGTTGACGATATCCTTGTCTCCTTATCTGGTCCTAATTCGGGTAAGGATGTTCTTGTCTGGACCCAAACAGAGGAAGGGTTGTTTTCAGTTCAGTTTGCATGGCAGTGTATTAGAGTCAAAGGAGCTTCTTTTGAATGGCAttcttggatttggcataaaaGTCTTCCATTGAAAATGTCTATTCATTTCTGGAAGGCATGGCATAGGgctttgagtgtggatgataggCTGTGTAGTGTTGGTATTCCAATTGTTttcaaatgtgattgttgcTTTGCTGGTCACTATGAAGACATAAATCATGTTCTCTTCGAGGGTGATTTcccaaaaaaaatttggttAACTTTCTCTAATCTATTTGGGTTACCAATGGGTAGAAATTGGGAACAACATGTTTCCTCTTGGTTCCGGTGTGCTAAGTCATCTTCTCAGGTGGGAGTTATTATGGGCCTCATGCCTGTCATTATTACCTGGAGACTTTGGAGGTGA